A stretch of the Candidatus Hydrogenedentota bacterium genome encodes the following:
- the gatC gene encoding Asp-tRNA(Asn)/Glu-tRNA(Gln) amidotransferase subunit GatC — translation MAKITQQDVDYVARLAHLALDDATKERLVGEMTDILGYMDKLNELNTDTIEPMMHAQEMTNVYRDDVVKPSLNREDALRNAPQTNGEYFLVPKILEG, via the coding sequence GTGGCGAAGATCACCCAACAAGACGTTGATTATGTGGCCCGATTGGCGCATTTGGCGCTGGATGACGCTACGAAGGAGCGTCTGGTCGGCGAGATGACCGATATTCTGGGCTACATGGATAAGCTGAACGAGCTGAATACCGATACTATCGAGCCCATGATGCACGCGCAGGAAATGACCAATGTGTATCGGGACGATGTCGTAAAACCTTCCCTGAACAGGGAAGATGCTCTCCGAAACGCGCCCCAGACTAACGGCGAGTACTTTCTCGTGCCGAAGATCCTGGAAGGCTAG
- a CDS encoding ABC-F family ATP-binding cassette domain-containing protein, producing the protein MSLVRLEKVSKSYDGVPLLEDVDFRIEEGEKIGLIGRNGTGKTTIFRLITGQLEPTSGSIERMRRARVACLAQMPDLLPGETIHRAVMRSFQGLIEEEKRLSDLEHRLAAGEHGVMDAYSRLQDKFRIHGGYEFRARVRSVLFGLGFREDEFALPVTALSGGQRTRLMLALVLLQDADLILLDEPENHLDIAAREWLEAFLQESTKAFVIVSHDRRTLDAVVTRIDEIERGQVRSYTGDYSFYLRQKTLLREQHEKAYQKQQEFIEKEQRWIERFRYKNTKASQVQSRLKRLEKIERIDAPPPEGKSAGFRFGDVVRTGEVVIEAKNISMRYGPLVLYQGFSLEVKRGERIGIIGPNGCGKTTLLRHFAGRLPEGEGDVRLGHKVQLGFYEQHHDTLSRELDIFQEMRNTRTDWTPEQVRTYMGRFLFVGDEVFKPVSALSGGELSRVAIAKLIAREPNVLLLDEPTNHLDIASREALEEALAQYPGTLVMVSHDRTLIDKMVDRLVVFEQDRVITHLGNYTEYREQRERQASAEDEKPDDPLKIRRVERRKRDKAEERERRRRKKDLDELESRIEAMEEAVEDLEA; encoded by the coding sequence ATGAGCTTGGTGCGTTTGGAAAAGGTCTCGAAATCCTACGACGGTGTCCCGTTGCTCGAGGACGTCGATTTCCGCATCGAGGAAGGCGAGAAAATCGGTCTGATCGGCCGCAACGGCACGGGTAAGACTACGATTTTCCGCCTCATAACCGGCCAACTTGAGCCGACGTCGGGGTCCATCGAGCGGATGCGCCGCGCGCGTGTGGCGTGCCTGGCCCAAATGCCGGACCTGCTGCCCGGTGAAACCATCCATCGCGCCGTCATGCGGTCGTTCCAAGGGCTCATCGAAGAGGAGAAGCGCCTCAGCGACCTCGAACACAGACTTGCCGCGGGTGAGCATGGAGTCATGGACGCCTACAGCCGGCTCCAGGATAAGTTCCGCATTCACGGAGGCTACGAATTCCGCGCCCGGGTACGCAGCGTGCTTTTCGGGCTGGGGTTTCGGGAAGACGAGTTCGCCCTGCCGGTCACGGCCCTGAGCGGCGGCCAACGCACCCGCCTCATGCTCGCCCTGGTACTGTTGCAGGACGCGGACCTCATCCTTCTCGATGAACCGGAGAACCATCTGGACATCGCGGCGCGCGAATGGCTCGAGGCTTTCTTGCAGGAATCCACGAAGGCGTTTGTCATCGTCTCGCATGACCGGCGCACCCTGGACGCCGTGGTCACGCGCATCGACGAGATCGAACGCGGGCAGGTGCGGAGTTACACGGGGGATTATTCCTTTTACCTGCGCCAGAAGACCCTGTTGCGCGAACAGCACGAGAAGGCATACCAGAAACAGCAGGAGTTCATCGAGAAGGAACAGCGCTGGATCGAACGGTTCCGCTACAAGAACACCAAGGCCAGCCAGGTCCAGAGCCGTCTGAAACGCCTCGAGAAGATCGAGCGGATCGATGCCCCTCCCCCCGAAGGCAAATCAGCTGGATTCCGGTTCGGGGACGTGGTCCGCACGGGCGAGGTGGTCATCGAGGCCAAAAACATCTCGATGCGGTACGGTCCGCTGGTGCTGTACCAGGGTTTCTCGTTAGAAGTGAAACGCGGTGAGCGTATCGGCATCATCGGCCCCAACGGCTGCGGCAAGACTACTCTGCTTCGCCACTTCGCGGGTCGCCTGCCCGAAGGCGAGGGCGACGTGCGGCTTGGACACAAGGTGCAGCTGGGCTTCTACGAGCAACATCACGACACCCTCAGCCGCGAGCTCGACATCTTCCAGGAGATGCGCAATACCCGCACTGATTGGACTCCCGAGCAGGTGCGGACATATATGGGGCGGTTCCTCTTCGTGGGAGACGAGGTTTTCAAACCGGTGTCGGCACTGAGCGGCGGCGAACTGAGCCGGGTGGCCATCGCGAAACTCATTGCCAGGGAACCCAACGTCCTCTTGCTCGACGAGCCGACGAATCATCTCGACATCGCGTCGCGCGAGGCCCTCGAGGAGGCTCTGGCCCAGTATCCCGGCACGCTGGTGATGGTCTCCCACGACCGCACACTTATCGATAAGATGGTTGACCGGCTGGTGGTGTTCGAACAGGACCGCGTGATCACGCATCTCGGCAATTACACGGAGTACCGCGAACAGCGCGAGCGTCAGGCGAGCGCGGAAGACGAAAAACCCGATGATCCACTCAAGATCCGCCGGGTCGAGCGCCGAAAGCGCGACAAGGCCGAGGAGCGCGAGCGGCGCCGCCGCAAGAAGGACCTCGACGAACTCGAATCGCGCATCGAGGCCATGGAGGAGGCCGTCGAGGACCTCGAAGCCCA
- a CDS encoding glycosyltransferase: MVRTLHLDEQRGWRGGEQQASYLIKGLAQRGHFVAVGGHPDGEFTQRDHGIQNLTRITCPFRGEIDLLTAWRLAKAVKSLDIDILHAHTSHAHTLACLARMFARRAKVMVTRRVDFAPRANVINRWKYEFPDRIVCVSQCIADILREFGVSGAKLSVVNSAQDPARFDVTPCTRAELGLPEEAPLFGNVGAFVGHKDHATLIEAMSVVKKTLPGAHLALVGDGELRGAIEAQVAAAGLSPSVTFLGYRTDVPRILPVLDAFVLSSKQEGFGGVCAEAMFSGVPVVSTDAGGMIETVKPGITGLMVPKQNPSALAAAMIRLIQDPELASELADRATGYVNEHLTTDRMVERYVALYEEMIEGKD, from the coding sequence ATGGTACGCACACTGCATCTTGACGAACAGCGCGGCTGGCGCGGGGGCGAGCAGCAAGCAAGCTACCTCATCAAGGGATTGGCTCAGCGCGGCCATTTCGTGGCGGTCGGGGGTCATCCGGACGGGGAGTTCACGCAGCGGGACCACGGCATCCAGAACCTCACCCGCATAACCTGCCCGTTTCGCGGAGAAATCGACCTGCTCACCGCCTGGCGGCTCGCGAAAGCCGTCAAATCGCTGGATATCGATATCCTGCACGCCCACACAAGCCATGCCCATACGCTGGCCTGCCTGGCGCGGATGTTTGCACGCAGAGCCAAGGTGATGGTTACCCGGCGCGTGGACTTTGCCCCGAGAGCCAACGTCATCAACCGATGGAAATACGAGTTTCCTGACCGCATTGTCTGCGTCTCGCAGTGCATTGCGGACATCCTTCGCGAATTCGGCGTGTCCGGGGCCAAACTCTCCGTCGTGAACAGCGCCCAGGACCCCGCCCGGTTCGATGTCACCCCCTGTACCCGCGCCGAGCTGGGTCTGCCTGAAGAGGCGCCCCTCTTCGGAAATGTGGGGGCTTTTGTCGGACATAAAGACCACGCGACCCTCATCGAGGCCATGTCTGTTGTAAAGAAGACACTGCCTGGCGCCCATCTCGCGCTCGTTGGCGACGGGGAACTGCGCGGCGCCATCGAAGCGCAGGTCGCAGCGGCCGGATTGAGTCCAAGCGTCACTTTTCTGGGCTACCGGACAGACGTTCCCCGGATACTCCCCGTACTCGATGCCTTCGTATTGTCGAGCAAGCAGGAGGGGTTCGGCGGCGTGTGCGCCGAAGCGATGTTCTCGGGCGTCCCCGTCGTATCCACTGACGCCGGCGGCATGATCGAGACCGTCAAACCCGGCATCACAGGGTTAATGGTCCCCAAGCAAAACCCCTCAGCCCTTGCCGCGGCCATGATACGGCTCATCCAGGACCCGGAGCTCGCCTCCGAACTCGCCGACCGCGCCACGGGCTACGTCAACGAACACCTCACCACCGACCGCATGGTCGAGCGTTATGTCGCGCTCTACGAAGAAATGATAGAGGGGAAGGACTAG
- the gatA gene encoding Asp-tRNA(Asn)/Glu-tRNA(Gln) amidotransferase subunit GatA codes for MSREWYRLTAHELRDAVRSGETTAAEVTQSFLNRIKAVDGKVQAYTDVWEDHALRQAEKVDAKLKRGEDAGPLAGVPVGVKDVFCTKVGTTTCCSKILKGYRSPFDATIIEKLDAAGGIFLGKLNMDEFAMGSSTENSAVQITHNPWNLACVPGGSSGGSAAAIAADECAIALGSDTGGSIRQPAACCGCVGLKPTYGRVSRYGLVAFASSLDQVGPFTKDMKDMALALNVLCGLDPRDSTSSDTPVPDFTRALRDDVSDITVGLPKEYFTDALGGDVRTRVEAAVDVLKGLGAKVIDVSLPHTDYAIAVYYIICTAEASANLARFDGVRYGYRSPNVTDVRDMYVNSKTEAFGPEVRRRIMLGTYVLSSGYYDAYYLKAQKVRTLIRQDFQKAFEKCDVILTPTSPTPAFKLGEKTADPLEMYLSDIYTISVNLASIPGMSMPCGLTESGLPVGLQMLGKPFDEETVLRVGYTYEQHRNLEMGVPPIA; via the coding sequence ATGAGTCGTGAATGGTACAGGTTGACTGCACATGAGTTGCGCGATGCCGTGCGGAGCGGCGAAACCACCGCTGCCGAGGTGACCCAGAGCTTTCTAAACCGCATCAAGGCCGTCGATGGCAAGGTGCAAGCATATACGGACGTGTGGGAAGACCATGCTCTGCGCCAGGCGGAGAAGGTCGACGCGAAACTGAAGAGGGGAGAGGACGCCGGTCCTCTCGCCGGCGTGCCCGTCGGCGTCAAAGACGTATTCTGCACCAAGGTGGGCACGACAACATGCTGCTCAAAGATCTTGAAGGGTTATCGAAGCCCGTTTGACGCGACGATTATCGAGAAACTAGACGCCGCGGGGGGCATTTTCCTCGGCAAACTCAATATGGACGAATTCGCCATGGGCTCGTCGACAGAGAACTCGGCAGTCCAGATCACTCATAACCCTTGGAATCTCGCGTGCGTGCCGGGCGGCTCGAGCGGCGGTTCAGCGGCGGCTATTGCGGCCGACGAGTGCGCAATCGCGCTCGGGAGCGATACAGGCGGGTCCATCCGCCAGCCGGCGGCATGCTGTGGATGCGTCGGACTGAAACCGACCTACGGGCGCGTGTCGCGCTACGGGCTGGTGGCGTTCGCGTCATCGCTGGACCAGGTCGGCCCCTTCACCAAGGACATGAAAGACATGGCCTTGGCGCTCAACGTGTTGTGCGGTCTGGACCCGCGCGACTCGACTTCGTCCGATACACCCGTTCCCGATTTCACCAGAGCCTTGCGCGATGACGTCTCGGATATCACGGTCGGCCTTCCCAAGGAATATTTCACTGACGCTCTGGGCGGTGATGTGCGGACCCGCGTCGAGGCCGCCGTCGACGTATTGAAAGGCTTGGGGGCAAAGGTCATCGACGTCTCCCTGCCTCACACGGATTATGCGATCGCGGTCTATTACATCATCTGCACGGCCGAAGCGAGCGCCAACCTCGCACGTTTTGACGGCGTCCGGTACGGCTACCGTTCGCCGAATGTCACTGACGTGCGCGACATGTACGTCAACTCCAAGACAGAGGCATTTGGCCCGGAAGTGCGGCGGCGCATCATGCTCGGGACGTACGTGCTTTCGAGCGGCTACTACGACGCGTACTACCTCAAGGCCCAGAAGGTGCGGACCCTTATCCGGCAGGATTTCCAGAAGGCGTTTGAAAAATGCGACGTGATCCTTACGCCCACATCGCCTACCCCCGCCTTCAAACTGGGCGAAAAAACCGCCGACCCCCTCGAGATGTACCTGAGTGACATCTATACCATTTCGGTGAATCTGGCCAGCATCCCGGGAATGAGCATGCCCTGCGGCCTCACGGAATCGGGGTTGCCGGTGGGCTTGCAGATGCTGGGCAAGCCATTTGACGAGGAAACGGTGCTCCGCGTGGGGTATACCTATGAACAACATCGGAACCTGGAGATGGGCGTTCCCCCAATTGCGTAA
- a CDS encoding BNR-4 repeat-containing protein: MNIARGLRMALMGTILASAMGVRAAEEAEKGPILLNTREDGYRGIWYFNQKSNDEYVYKYSGGLGTYCAKHIPFAWYAPEANKTFFTYGGAYKDKNRLIHMVSYYDHATGEVPRPLLLLDKQTDDAHDNPVINIDPDGYVWIFSSSHGTSRPSYISRSVEPYCIDQFELKWQGNFSYPQPWIIPGKGWLFMHTHYTGGRAICMSTSEDGINWSERRFLSRMGEGHYQITNFFGQKVGSAFNYHPPKKGLNWRTNLYYMESDDFGETWKTAGGQVLEPMLTDPASSCRVAEYESKGLNVYIKDVSFDSAGRPVILYLTSKGYESGPKNMPRTWTIARWTGREWLILPSNIISDNNYDMGSLYVESDTQWRLIAPTEAGPQPYNPGGEVVMWFTEDAGESWAMVRQMTKNSPYNHTYVRRPVNAHPDFYGFWADGHGREPSVSRLYFCNKNGDVFRLPFDMEGETAKPELIKP; encoded by the coding sequence ATGAACATCGCCAGGGGGCTTCGAATGGCGCTGATGGGGACAATTCTGGCCTCGGCCATGGGCGTCAGGGCCGCCGAAGAGGCCGAAAAGGGCCCGATTCTTCTCAACACGCGTGAGGATGGCTACCGGGGCATCTGGTATTTTAATCAGAAGTCCAACGACGAGTATGTCTACAAGTACAGCGGCGGGCTGGGGACCTATTGCGCCAAGCATATCCCCTTCGCGTGGTATGCCCCCGAAGCCAACAAGACCTTCTTCACATACGGCGGAGCGTACAAAGACAAAAACCGGCTCATCCACATGGTCTCATACTACGACCACGCGACCGGGGAGGTGCCGAGGCCCTTGCTGCTGTTAGACAAACAGACCGACGATGCCCACGACAACCCCGTGATCAATATCGACCCGGATGGCTATGTCTGGATTTTTTCGAGCAGCCACGGCACGAGCCGCCCGTCGTACATCTCGCGGAGTGTCGAGCCGTATTGCATAGACCAATTCGAGTTGAAGTGGCAAGGGAATTTCTCGTATCCCCAGCCGTGGATCATTCCCGGCAAGGGCTGGCTGTTCATGCACACCCACTACACGGGGGGCCGGGCCATCTGCATGTCCACCAGCGAGGACGGCATCAATTGGTCCGAGCGGCGCTTCCTCTCGCGCATGGGCGAAGGCCATTATCAAATCACGAATTTCTTCGGGCAAAAAGTCGGCAGCGCGTTCAACTACCATCCGCCCAAGAAAGGGTTGAACTGGCGCACGAACCTGTACTACATGGAGTCCGATGACTTCGGGGAGACGTGGAAGACCGCCGGCGGTCAAGTGCTCGAGCCCATGCTCACCGACCCCGCGAGTTCCTGCCGTGTGGCCGAATACGAGTCTAAAGGGTTGAACGTATACATCAAGGACGTCTCGTTCGATTCCGCCGGCCGGCCCGTCATCCTTTACCTCACCAGCAAAGGCTACGAATCGGGCCCCAAGAACATGCCCCGGACCTGGACTATCGCCCGCTGGACCGGCCGGGAATGGCTGATTCTGCCGTCAAACATCATCTCCGACAACAACTACGACATGGGCTCGCTCTACGTCGAGTCCGACACCCAGTGGCGGCTCATCGCGCCGACGGAGGCCGGACCCCAGCCTTACAACCCCGGCGGGGAGGTCGTCATGTGGTTCACGGAAGACGCCGGGGAATCGTGGGCCATGGTCAGGCAGATGACAAAGAACAGCCCGTACAACCATACCTACGTGCGGAGGCCGGTCAACGCCCACCCGGATTTCTACGGGTTCTGGGCGGACGGCCACGGACGGGAGCCGTCCGTATCGCGGCTCTACTTCTGCAACAAGAACGGAGACGTGTTCCGGCTGCCCTTCGATATGGAAGGCGAGACCGCGAAGCCCGAGCTGATAAAACCTTAG
- a CDS encoding malectin domain-containing carbohydrate-binding protein, which translates to MTLRNLSTVSLVSVVFVASAAPAHAANRLDSYYAHGTREDENGVLAPWHEGQNGQLDERLRIAIEVYKRYPWIGTDRAVMAAPDFIYNSHWSITSKGEIQIPETNDWMCGDLSQRAWSIIKGLTDYYRYSGDPIALTYVTLTVDYVLDYGLTDAGHEWPRFPISTPTRGKVYGKCMQDTRIQLDLCARLGEDVLKTYKLTGEERYWEAARHWADVFAEKCNFDPAFPPWNRYVDPSVVGWSDKLTGSTTMVCEFLDEVIASGYAGENGALMRARDAGRACIRHQLLPRWTDNEVWGRQYWDWDNPVTCGIVSMCVDYMLKYRGAFPNWQNDLRNIMPLVFARNSVDPNSCADTYSGVWAFPESSTCCGTSLSYNQYTAAPTWIRYGVLADSEWAREIGRRMILMATYDSETNGVVKDGLFGDAVATGEWSNLAHPWPLCQVMEALAWMPETFGPARENHLMRSTSVVNWIEYADGRIAYTTCDALPETIDVARLAFMPQAVTANGKELEERPELDTNGYRIDTLPNGDCIVTIRHDNAGRVEITGQDPQQFVAAETLARTGAWNERRGVMAASEPEASVTCAFEGNQVRVTGDVGPGGGLAEVFLDGKKQQTFIDCWSPKPRANQTIYSRSGLKQDEHTLRVVALGRGNPVSGGAEVSLRGIQYSAAQGNSGFGSGGGPRTAQRMIFGYTGRTDYKDSQGNAWRPASEFVVRSGYGRDVMKDALWTERRTMYIGNTEDPELYRYGIHGREFWVNLTTGPGRYTVRLLFASTPLHWFLEKDKDGGFVKHILNVDINGDRLISGMDVEEAAGGTFRAYDAVFSDIAPRHGIIEVRLTGCDEREAVLQALELVPMAQSEE; encoded by the coding sequence ATGACGCTTCGCAACTTATCGACCGTCTCTCTTGTCTCCGTCGTTTTTGTCGCTTCCGCGGCGCCCGCTCATGCCGCCAACCGCTTGGACAGCTATTATGCGCACGGGACGCGCGAGGACGAGAACGGAGTCCTGGCCCCTTGGCACGAGGGGCAGAACGGGCAGTTGGACGAACGCCTGCGCATCGCTATCGAGGTCTATAAACGGTATCCGTGGATCGGGACGGACCGAGCGGTGATGGCCGCGCCGGATTTCATCTATAACTCCCACTGGAGCATTACCAGCAAGGGCGAAATACAGATTCCCGAGACCAATGACTGGATGTGCGGCGACCTCAGCCAGCGGGCATGGAGCATCATCAAGGGTCTGACCGATTATTACCGCTACAGCGGAGATCCCATCGCGCTAACGTACGTTACCCTGACGGTCGACTATGTGCTCGACTATGGCTTGACGGACGCCGGGCACGAATGGCCGCGGTTTCCCATCAGCACGCCGACCCGGGGAAAGGTCTACGGGAAATGCATGCAGGACACCCGCATCCAGCTCGATTTGTGCGCTCGGCTGGGCGAGGACGTCCTCAAAACCTACAAACTCACGGGCGAGGAGCGGTACTGGGAGGCCGCCAGGCATTGGGCAGATGTTTTCGCCGAAAAGTGCAATTTTGATCCCGCGTTCCCGCCGTGGAACCGCTACGTCGACCCATCGGTGGTCGGATGGTCGGACAAGTTGACCGGCAGCACCACCATGGTCTGTGAGTTCCTTGACGAGGTTATCGCTTCCGGGTACGCCGGAGAGAATGGCGCCTTGATGCGCGCTCGGGACGCCGGCCGCGCCTGCATACGTCACCAGTTGCTGCCCCGATGGACCGACAACGAGGTATGGGGACGCCAATACTGGGACTGGGACAATCCGGTAACGTGCGGCATAGTGTCAATGTGCGTGGACTATATGCTGAAGTACCGTGGAGCGTTTCCGAACTGGCAGAATGACCTGCGCAACATCATGCCTCTCGTGTTTGCACGAAACAGCGTAGACCCCAATTCGTGCGCCGACACCTACAGCGGCGTCTGGGCATTTCCGGAATCGTCGACCTGCTGCGGCACGTCGCTGTCCTACAACCAATACACCGCCGCGCCGACGTGGATTCGGTACGGCGTGCTCGCGGACAGCGAATGGGCGCGCGAGATCGGCCGCCGCATGATCCTCATGGCCACGTACGACAGCGAAACAAACGGTGTCGTGAAGGACGGCCTGTTCGGGGACGCCGTGGCCACGGGCGAGTGGTCGAACCTTGCGCATCCCTGGCCGCTGTGCCAGGTCATGGAAGCCTTGGCGTGGATGCCCGAAACCTTCGGCCCCGCACGTGAAAACCACCTCATGCGCAGCACCTCCGTTGTTAACTGGATTGAATACGCCGACGGCCGGATTGCCTACACCACATGTGATGCGCTCCCTGAGACCATCGACGTCGCGCGTCTGGCTTTCATGCCGCAGGCCGTAACGGCCAACGGCAAAGAGTTGGAGGAGCGCCCAGAGCTGGATACCAACGGATACCGCATCGACACCCTTCCCAACGGCGACTGCATAGTGACCATCCGGCACGACAACGCCGGCCGCGTGGAAATCACCGGGCAGGATCCCCAGCAGTTCGTCGCGGCCGAAACCTTGGCAAGAACCGGGGCATGGAACGAGCGCAGGGGTGTTATGGCGGCGTCTGAGCCGGAAGCCTCCGTGACCTGCGCCTTCGAGGGCAACCAGGTGCGCGTGACCGGCGACGTCGGGCCCGGCGGAGGGCTCGCAGAGGTTTTCCTCGACGGAAAGAAGCAGCAAACCTTCATCGACTGTTGGAGCCCCAAGCCCAGAGCCAACCAGACCATCTACTCTCGGAGCGGGCTGAAACAAGACGAGCATACGCTCCGCGTTGTAGCCCTGGGACGAGGCAACCCCGTTTCCGGGGGCGCGGAAGTGTCATTGCGCGGCATCCAATACTCCGCGGCACAAGGGAATTCAGGATTCGGCAGCGGGGGAGGGCCAAGAACCGCCCAACGCATGATCTTTGGCTACACGGGGCGCACGGACTACAAGGATTCGCAGGGCAACGCATGGCGGCCGGCCTCGGAGTTCGTGGTTCGGAGCGGCTACGGCAGGGATGTCATGAAAGACGCCCTGTGGACTGAGCGCCGCACCATGTATATCGGAAACACCGAAGACCCGGAACTCTACCGTTACGGCATCCACGGCAGGGAGTTTTGGGTCAACCTTACCACCGGCCCCGGACGTTACACCGTGCGTCTCTTGTTTGCCAGTACGCCTTTGCACTGGTTCCTCGAAAAAGACAAAGACGGGGGATTCGTCAAGCACATTCTGAATGTGGACATCAATGGCGACCGGCTCATTTCCGGGATGGATGTCGAGGAAGCAGCCGGCGGGACATTCCGCGCCTACGATGCCGTTTTCAGTGACATTGCTCCCCGCCACGGCATTATCGAGGTGCGTCTGACCGGGTGCGACGAGCGCGAGGCCGTCCTGCAGGCCCTTGAGCTGGTTCCAATGGCACAATCTGAAGAGTAA
- a CDS encoding glycosyltransferase family 4 protein, translating into MTGRPLHILMTDPHLRGGGQVRYVSSLAAELTRFGHRVTIGCKPDSVLVEHAKAAGCGVDNRFTFRGGLRPLCWLADIRETRRFIQQEKPDILHVNGSQDHWAAAATNRLLGRPVCLVRTRHNTYPVHDMWPNRVLNRRWTDFQIVVCDTVRQTLGEQRAFDPARMCSIHNGVDSEEFKPDAAQRAQARAEFGYRDDELVCGIAARLVPAKGHEFLFRAAAWLKGEFPNLRLLVLGQGDLEQELVRLAEELGIAGIVRFAGFRGDMARSTQAFDIGVQPSIDCDTSSFSLKEQMAEEKPVVCSDYGGLTEILTDGVEGFIVPAGTVEPLAEAIRTLLANPELRRKMGAAGRQRILKDFTLEVFARRTAEAYCRALEIHGTHTAS; encoded by the coding sequence GTGACAGGCCGCCCGCTTCATATTCTCATGACGGACCCCCATCTGCGCGGCGGGGGACAGGTCCGCTACGTTTCCAGCCTGGCTGCCGAACTCACGCGCTTCGGACATCGTGTCACCATCGGCTGCAAACCGGATTCCGTGCTTGTGGAACACGCCAAGGCGGCCGGCTGCGGGGTAGACAACCGTTTTACGTTTCGCGGGGGACTCCGCCCGCTCTGCTGGCTGGCCGATATTCGCGAGACGCGCCGCTTCATCCAGCAGGAAAAACCGGATATCTTGCACGTGAACGGTTCGCAGGATCATTGGGCCGCGGCAGCCACAAACCGCCTTCTGGGCCGGCCCGTGTGCCTCGTGCGGACACGCCACAACACCTACCCCGTGCATGATATGTGGCCCAACCGCGTCTTGAACCGGCGCTGGACCGATTTCCAGATCGTGGTGTGCGACACGGTCCGGCAAACGCTGGGAGAGCAACGGGCCTTTGACCCCGCGCGAATGTGCTCGATTCATAATGGCGTTGACTCGGAAGAGTTCAAGCCTGACGCGGCGCAACGGGCCCAAGCGCGCGCCGAATTTGGCTATCGAGACGATGAGCTGGTATGCGGAATTGCCGCGCGGCTGGTTCCCGCCAAGGGCCACGAATTCCTGTTTCGCGCCGCGGCATGGCTCAAGGGGGAGTTTCCCAACCTGCGCCTGCTTGTTCTGGGCCAGGGGGATTTGGAGCAGGAGCTGGTCCGCCTCGCCGAGGAACTTGGAATTGCCGGCATCGTACGCTTCGCGGGGTTTCGCGGCGACATGGCCCGGTCCACCCAGGCCTTCGACATAGGCGTCCAGCCATCCATCGATTGCGACACCTCTTCGTTCAGTTTGAAGGAACAGATGGCCGAGGAAAAGCCCGTGGTCTGTTCGGACTACGGCGGCCTGACCGAGATCTTGACCGACGGCGTCGAGGGATTCATTGTGCCCGCGGGAACCGTCGAACCATTGGCAGAGGCGATAAGAACATTGCTCGCTAACCCTGAACTGCGCCGCAAAATGGGGGCGGCGGGACGGCAGCGGATACTGAAAGACTTCACCTTAGAGGTGTTTGCGCGGCGCACAGCCGAAGCATACTGCCGCGCATTGGAGATTCATGGTACGCACACTGCATCTTGA
- a CDS encoding HDOD domain-containing protein, protein MSASANLEHVIERVGDLPAVPKVVSEVLLLTENPYVDLPAVAEVIQKDPALSAKVLRISNSPYYGMRQYVGTVKLALVILGVQEVRNIVLGISVFDILRSRRTASLFAGDFWKHSFLTAGFSKKLGEHLRLALHGEDFITGLLHDIGKLVLMRQFATDYTKMYAQAGGGGRKLCDIETEVFGFTHADAAAALATRWNFPQTLTDGLLLHHPKADIALTRAKDPLLAAVVRIANLTAHEDPSHFEPSCQKAADDAEAWDIVMKQVPELTEEHRGALLGGFMREVGPISAPML, encoded by the coding sequence ATGAGTGCATCTGCCAATCTCGAGCACGTGATCGAGCGCGTCGGCGACCTGCCGGCGGTTCCAAAAGTCGTGTCAGAGGTCCTTCTCCTTACCGAAAACCCCTATGTCGATCTGCCCGCCGTGGCCGAGGTCATCCAAAAGGATCCCGCCCTGAGCGCGAAAGTGCTCCGCATCAGCAACTCCCCGTATTACGGCATGCGGCAATATGTTGGTACCGTGAAGCTGGCCTTGGTTATTCTCGGTGTCCAGGAAGTCCGCAATATCGTGTTGGGCATCTCTGTTTTCGATATCCTGCGCAGCAGGAGAACCGCGTCATTGTTTGCCGGCGACTTCTGGAAACACTCGTTCCTGACAGCGGGGTTCTCGAAGAAGCTTGGCGAACACTTGCGGCTGGCGCTGCACGGCGAAGATTTCATCACCGGCTTGTTACACGATATCGGGAAACTCGTGCTGATGCGCCAATTCGCAACGGACTACACCAAGATGTACGCGCAGGCCGGAGGCGGGGGCAGGAAACTATGTGATATCGAGACTGAAGTGTTCGGGTTTACGCATGCCGATGCCGCGGCGGCACTCGCAACACGATGGAATTTTCCACAAACGCTGACCGACGGCCTGCTGTTACATCATCCCAAGGCCGACATTGCCTTAACCCGAGCAAAAGACCCATTGCTTGCCGCTGTCGTGCGAATTGCGAACCTTACCGCCCATGAAGACCCAAGCCATTTCGAGCCATCGTGCCAAAAGGCCGCTGACGATGCCGAAGCCTGGGATATCGTCATGAAACAGGTACCCGAATTGACCGAGGAGCATCGCGGGGCGCTCCTCGGAGGGTTCATGCGGGAGGTGGGCCCCATCTCTGCGCCTATGCTATAA